A part of Sandaracinaceae bacterium genomic DNA contains:
- a CDS encoding DUF465 domain-containing protein yields MIEHHDLRHEFPEHVDRIHELKMTDDQFRALFDQYHALDREVRRIELDIQPTGDEYLEERKRERVRLKDALYSMLEAR; encoded by the coding sequence ATGATCGAACACCACGACCTACGCCACGAGTTTCCAGAGCACGTCGATAGAATTCACGAGCTGAAGATGACCGACGACCAGTTCCGCGCGCTGTTCGACCAGTATCACGCGCTCGACCGAGAGGTCCGTCGCATCGAGCTCGACATCCAGCCGACGGGCGATGAGTACCTCGAGGAGCGGAAGCGCGAGCGCGTGAGGCTCAAGGACGCGCTCTACTCCATGCTGGAAGCTCGATAG
- a CDS encoding FAD-dependent monooxygenase gives MPPRNRPPRPKPPARPAQPVHAVAGQPANLPPGHVELALGLDDAQDPAALRQAAARTLKVPEADLPELTLVRRSIDARRHKVQFKLEVALGAPPAGPLGAPLPVEARALVGGSPVVIVGDGPAGLFCAYELARKGVASVVLDRGKPVQPRRRDLALLNREGLVDSDSNYCFGEGGAGTYSDGKLYTRTGEKSAIRDVLETLVLHGAPEDILTDARPHIGSNKLPKVITALRERLEALGVQFRFGARVVGLDVGPAHKLRGVRLADGEVLPCAALVLATGHSARDIYAMLAEEGVQLAPKPFALGVRIEHPQPMINQQQYGRSAGHPALPASYYRVAETVDERGVFSFCMCPGGFIVPAATEPGAQVVNGMSLSKRDSPFANSGLVVAVEPSDWERAGFKGPMGGVAFQRVIEEAAFQAGGGHLKAPATRASDFRARRSSSTVPKGSYQPGFTATDIAPVLDASGVRLADRLRTALGVFERKMPGYGGNEAVLVGVESRTSSPVRIPRDPETLQSPDVAGLYPCGEGGGFAGGIVSAALDGMRVARVIAGG, from the coding sequence ATGCCGCCCCGCAACCGACCGCCTCGTCCCAAGCCCCCGGCGCGCCCCGCGCAGCCGGTGCACGCCGTTGCGGGCCAGCCGGCCAATCTGCCGCCCGGCCACGTGGAGCTGGCGCTGGGCCTGGACGACGCGCAGGACCCGGCCGCGCTGCGTCAAGCGGCGGCTCGCACGCTGAAGGTGCCCGAGGCCGACCTGCCCGAGCTCACGCTGGTGCGTCGGAGCATCGACGCGCGGCGCCACAAGGTGCAGTTCAAGCTCGAGGTGGCGCTCGGCGCGCCGCCTGCCGGGCCGCTCGGCGCGCCGCTTCCCGTGGAGGCGCGCGCGCTGGTGGGAGGCTCGCCGGTGGTCATCGTGGGCGACGGCCCGGCCGGGCTCTTCTGTGCCTACGAGCTGGCGCGCAAGGGTGTGGCCTCGGTGGTGCTGGACCGCGGCAAGCCCGTGCAGCCGCGGCGCCGCGACCTCGCTCTCCTGAACCGCGAAGGCCTCGTGGACAGCGACAGCAACTACTGCTTCGGCGAGGGCGGCGCGGGCACCTACAGCGACGGCAAGCTGTACACGCGCACCGGCGAGAAGAGCGCCATCCGCGACGTGCTCGAGACGCTGGTGCTGCACGGCGCGCCCGAGGACATCCTGACCGACGCGCGCCCTCACATCGGCAGCAACAAGCTTCCGAAGGTCATCACGGCGCTGCGCGAGCGGCTGGAAGCGCTGGGCGTGCAGTTCCGCTTCGGCGCCCGCGTGGTGGGCCTGGACGTGGGCCCGGCGCACAAGCTTCGCGGGGTGCGCTTGGCCGATGGCGAAGTGCTGCCCTGCGCCGCCCTGGTGCTGGCCACGGGCCACTCGGCGCGGGACATCTACGCCATGCTGGCCGAGGAGGGCGTCCAGCTCGCCCCCAAGCCCTTCGCGCTGGGTGTGCGCATCGAGCACCCGCAGCCGATGATCAACCAGCAGCAGTACGGGCGCAGCGCCGGGCACCCCGCGCTGCCGGCGTCGTACTACCGCGTGGCCGAGACCGTGGACGAGCGCGGCGTGTTCTCGTTCTGCATGTGCCCGGGCGGCTTCATCGTGCCGGCAGCCACCGAGCCGGGCGCGCAGGTGGTCAACGGCATGAGCCTGTCCAAGCGCGACTCGCCCTTTGCCAACTCGGGTCTGGTGGTGGCGGTGGAGCCCAGCGACTGGGAGCGCGCCGGGTTCAAGGGCCCCATGGGGGGCGTCGCGTTCCAGCGCGTCATCGAGGAGGCCGCGTTCCAGGCAGGCGGCGGCCACCTCAAGGCGCCGGCCACGCGCGCCAGCGACTTTCGCGCGCGCCGCAGCAGCAGCACCGTGCCCAAGGGCAGCTACCAGCCGGGCTTCACCGCCACGGACATCGCGCCAGTGCTGGACGCCTCGGGCGTGCGGCTGGCCGATCGCCTGCGCACCGCGCTCGGCGTCTTCGAGCGAAAGATGCCCGGCTACGGCGGCAACGAAGCCGTGCTGGTGGGCGTGGAGTCCCGCACCAGCTCGCCCGTGCGCATCCCGCGCGACCCCGAGACGCTGCAGTCGCCCGACGTGGCGGGCTTGTACCCGTGCGGCGAGGGCGGCGGGTTCGCGGGGGGCATCGTCAGCGCGGCGCTCGATGGGATGCGCGTGGCGCGGGTGATCGCGGGCGGCTGA
- a CDS encoding DUF2384 domain-containing protein, whose product MSTHKDSSSRASLPGYSGGANEFSRVILKLGGEKKLGLASADAAGMLARIRHGFPATVVDTLSTSTGLSLRETAELLGLSPSTLTRKKATKALLDPAHSDRAFRVANAFAYAETVFGEADKALRWMHKPNRAMGGAVPVELLDTQLGETRVRQILTRIEWGAYS is encoded by the coding sequence ATGAGCACACACAAGGATTCGAGCTCACGAGCAAGCCTCCCGGGCTACAGCGGCGGCGCCAACGAATTCAGCCGCGTCATCCTGAAGCTCGGTGGCGAGAAGAAACTCGGGCTCGCCAGCGCCGATGCAGCGGGCATGCTCGCTCGCATCCGGCACGGGTTCCCGGCCACGGTGGTGGACACCCTCTCGACCTCCACGGGTCTCTCCCTCAGGGAGACGGCCGAGCTGCTGGGCCTGTCGCCCTCCACGCTCACCCGCAAGAAGGCCACCAAGGCCCTGCTGGACCCGGCGCACTCGGACCGCGCGTTCCGCGTGGCCAACGCTTTCGCCTATGCCGAGACGGTGTTCGGCGAGGCGGACAAGGCGCTGCGCTGGATGCACAAGCCCAACCGGGCCATGGGAGGCGCCGTGCCCGTGGAGCTGCTGGACACGCAGCTGGGCGAGACCCGCGTGCGCCAGATCCTCACCCGCATCGAGTGGGGAGCGTACTCGTAG
- a CDS encoding RES domain-containing protein has protein sequence MLVWRLCKARRAASVLSGKGSQLAGARWAPVGVPMVYCSASVSLATLELLVHLDTDELPAEPYVAIELHVPDGLVEVVVDVDLPRDWRAAPTVLSDPQGPKDFGEAWYRSKRSLAISVPSAVIPHERNVILNPDHDAIEQVAVTRTLAYHFDPRLFLGP, from the coding sequence ATGCTCGTCTGGCGCCTCTGCAAGGCACGTCGCGCAGCAAGTGTCCTGAGCGGCAAGGGCAGCCAGCTCGCCGGTGCACGCTGGGCGCCTGTGGGGGTGCCCATGGTGTACTGCTCGGCCTCCGTGTCGCTCGCCACGCTCGAGCTGCTGGTCCACCTCGACACGGACGAGCTTCCCGCTGAGCCGTACGTGGCCATCGAACTGCACGTGCCCGACGGCTTGGTGGAGGTGGTAGTGGACGTGGACTTGCCGAGAGACTGGCGAGCAGCACCCACGGTGCTCTCCGACCCCCAGGGCCCGAAGGACTTCGGCGAGGCGTGGTACCGCTCCAAGCGCTCGCTGGCCATCTCCGTGCCGTCCGCGGTGATTCCCCATGAGCGCAATGTGATCCTCAACCCCGACCACGATGCCATCGAGCAGGTGGCGGTCACGAGGACGCTCGCGTACCACTTCGACCCGCGGCTGTTCCTCGGGCCGTAG